A single Natrinema pellirubrum DSM 15624 DNA region contains:
- a CDS encoding carbohydrate ABC transporter permease produces the protein MATDTDTDGIGDTGRRQDRERTGNAVVNWMEGLSEAAYAYLLLLPAFALLTLVAFYPMLRTFITSLRADQTRGLDPLGGFVGIENYVDILTGNARLARQFLDVGLTSSFPFVELGTPFFQQALFVTLAFAVISVVMETVIGFGQAYVLDQDFRGRRWVRVAIILPWAVPIVIQGMIFFLLFQPTVGFGSDLMQSLGIFSATPLANSRDAFIIILVADIWKSSAFMALLILAGLQSVDRSLYDVARVAGASPWQRFKLITLPLVMPALLVAMLFRTMDAMRVFGLIESTAGCTTVPSLTCLVVEAMFGGTRIYATAAAVAFGTALVIGLIIGIYLLLFRDTEGGMY, from the coding sequence ATGGCGACTGACACAGATACGGACGGGATCGGCGACACTGGACGGCGCCAAGACCGGGAGCGGACCGGCAACGCCGTCGTCAACTGGATGGAGGGACTGAGCGAGGCGGCGTACGCGTACCTGCTGTTACTGCCGGCGTTCGCGCTGTTGACGCTGGTCGCGTTCTACCCGATGCTCCGGACGTTCATCACGTCGCTGCGTGCCGATCAGACGCGAGGGCTGGACCCGCTTGGCGGGTTCGTCGGCATCGAGAACTACGTCGACATCCTCACGGGGAACGCACGGCTGGCCCGGCAGTTCCTCGACGTGGGACTGACCTCGTCGTTTCCCTTCGTCGAACTCGGCACCCCGTTCTTCCAACAGGCGTTGTTCGTCACGCTCGCGTTCGCGGTCATCAGCGTCGTCATGGAGACGGTGATCGGGTTCGGACAGGCCTACGTCCTCGATCAGGACTTCCGGGGACGACGGTGGGTCCGCGTGGCGATCATCCTCCCGTGGGCGGTGCCGATCGTCATCCAGGGAATGATCTTCTTTCTCCTCTTTCAGCCGACGGTCGGGTTCGGCTCCGACCTCATGCAGAGCCTGGGAATCTTCAGCGCGACGCCGCTTGCCAACAGCCGCGACGCCTTCATCATCATCCTCGTAGCCGACATCTGGAAGTCGTCGGCGTTCATGGCCTTGCTGATCCTCGCGGGGCTGCAGAGCGTCGACCGCAGCCTGTACGATGTCGCACGCGTGGCCGGCGCCTCGCCGTGGCAGCGGTTCAAACTCATCACGCTCCCGCTGGTGATGCCGGCCCTGCTCGTCGCGATGTTGTTCCGGACGATGGACGCGATGCGGGTGTTCGGACTGATCGAGTCGACGGCCGGCTGTACGACGGTGCCGTCGCTGACCTGCCTCGTCGTCGAGGCGATGTTCGGCGGCACGCGCATCTACGCGACCGCCGCCGCCGTGGCCTTCGGGACGGCGCTGGTCATCGGCCTGATCATCGGCATCTACCTGCTGCTGTTTCGCGACACCGAAGGAGGGATGTACTGA
- a CDS encoding carbohydrate ABC transporter permease yields MSDPRDTTDPSGIDESGADPPRDPTLRRPDGGTPASGSDDASILKDGRDAELDRGPFQQWVADSIENPDRVYRAMFYVAAVFFLFTTLFPFYWLLMVALTPEGQLQNIVFTPNGFNPGAFVEVFQFIPFHVYMFNSFVIALASTAVVLVVASLAGYAFGRLEFPGRTPLMLLVLVISFFPPAAFFIPLNDLFNTSFFFLEPITGDGTLYNTPFALVTPLSAIFMPLAIFILTTFYGQIPDGLEDAARVEGTTRLGALFRVIIPLSAPGVATAGVLTFIAVYNEFFFSFLMTDGQPENWAPILDGILAYQGQYQVLYHLMAAASILGVIPVAILVVIAQEKIVSGLTAGALKE; encoded by the coding sequence ATGTCCGATCCACGAGATACCACCGATCCAAGCGGCATCGACGAGTCGGGAGCCGATCCGCCACGTGATCCGACGCTTCGCCGCCCCGACGGCGGCACACCTGCGAGCGGGTCCGACGACGCCTCGATCCTCAAAGACGGCCGGGACGCGGAACTCGATCGGGGCCCGTTTCAGCAGTGGGTCGCCGACTCCATCGAGAACCCGGACCGGGTCTACCGGGCGATGTTCTACGTCGCCGCGGTCTTTTTCCTCTTTACGACGCTGTTTCCCTTCTACTGGCTGCTCATGGTCGCGCTGACGCCGGAGGGACAGCTCCAGAACATCGTCTTCACGCCGAACGGGTTCAACCCCGGCGCGTTCGTCGAAGTGTTCCAGTTCATCCCCTTCCACGTCTACATGTTCAACAGCTTCGTGATCGCGCTGGCCTCGACGGCCGTCGTCCTCGTCGTCGCCAGCCTCGCCGGCTACGCGTTCGGCCGCCTCGAGTTCCCCGGCCGAACGCCGCTGATGCTGTTAGTGCTGGTGATCTCCTTTTTCCCGCCGGCGGCCTTCTTCATCCCGCTGAACGACCTCTTTAACACCTCCTTTTTCTTCCTCGAGCCGATCACCGGCGACGGGACCCTCTACAACACGCCGTTCGCGCTGGTGACGCCGCTGTCGGCGATCTTCATGCCGCTGGCGATCTTCATCCTCACGACGTTCTACGGACAGATCCCCGACGGGCTGGAGGACGCGGCCCGGGTCGAGGGGACGACGCGACTCGGCGCGCTGTTCCGGGTCATCATCCCGCTCTCGGCCCCCGGCGTCGCAACCGCGGGCGTGTTGACCTTCATCGCCGTCTACAACGAGTTCTTCTTCTCGTTCCTGATGACCGACGGCCAGCCGGAGAACTGGGCACCGATCCTCGACGGGATCCTGGCCTATCAGGGCCAGTACCAGGTCCTGTACCACCTCATGGCCGCCGCGAGCATCCTCGGGGTGATCCCCGTCGCGATCCTCGTGGTGATCGCACAGGAAAAGATCGTGAGCGGACTGACCGCGGGCGCACTCAAAGAGTAA
- a CDS encoding ABC transporter ATP-binding protein — MARVRLENITKRYGEETAVDDISLEVEDGEFVTFVGPSGCGKSTTMETVAGLTQPTEGRVYIGDDEVTDLAPKDRGVAMVFQNIALFPHMDVYENISFGLRLRKYDDEEVRRRVEEAADIVQLEGMLDRMPSEMSGGQQQRVGIARAIVRNPDVFLMDEPLANLDAKLRVHMRTELQRLHRELDATVIYVTHDQAEAMTMSNRIAVLNDGRLQQIAAPLTCYNEPTNLFVAGFIGSPSMNFVEGTLVEDGLETNNFTVGLDPARLSGVGVGDAVTLGVRPEDVHLTRYADSLTDSTDRIGARTDVLEPMGDEVFVYLLLSEAAAGSMEQDPATSPNQLLMSVTPDTEIEAGEDVDVVLDRSKIHLFETASGDALLHGLTDRSGREPGTTPTEADT; from the coding sequence ATGGCACGAGTACGACTCGAGAACATCACGAAACGGTACGGTGAGGAAACGGCGGTCGACGACATCAGCCTCGAGGTCGAGGACGGCGAGTTCGTCACTTTCGTCGGTCCCTCCGGCTGTGGGAAGTCGACCACAATGGAGACGGTCGCGGGGCTGACCCAGCCCACCGAGGGACGGGTCTACATCGGCGACGACGAGGTCACCGACCTCGCCCCGAAGGACCGCGGGGTCGCGATGGTCTTCCAGAACATCGCCCTGTTCCCGCATATGGACGTCTACGAGAACATCTCCTTCGGGCTGCGGCTCCGGAAGTACGACGACGAGGAGGTCCGCCGTCGCGTCGAGGAAGCGGCCGACATCGTCCAGCTCGAGGGGATGCTCGATCGGATGCCCTCGGAGATGTCCGGTGGCCAGCAACAGCGGGTCGGCATCGCCCGCGCGATCGTGCGCAACCCCGACGTGTTCCTGATGGACGAGCCGCTGGCCAACCTCGACGCGAAGCTACGGGTCCACATGCGGACCGAACTCCAGCGGCTCCATCGGGAGCTGGATGCGACAGTCATCTACGTCACCCACGACCAGGCGGAGGCGATGACGATGTCCAACCGGATCGCCGTGTTGAACGACGGCCGACTCCAGCAGATCGCCGCACCGCTTACCTGTTACAACGAACCCACGAACCTCTTCGTCGCCGGCTTCATCGGCTCGCCCTCGATGAACTTCGTCGAAGGGACGCTCGTCGAGGACGGCCTCGAGACGAACAACTTCACCGTCGGCCTCGATCCCGCACGGCTGTCGGGAGTCGGCGTCGGCGACGCCGTCACCCTCGGTGTCAGACCGGAGGACGTTCACCTGACTCGGTACGCCGACTCGCTGACCGACTCGACCGATCGGATCGGGGCCCGGACCGACGTCCTCGAGCCGATGGGCGACGAGGTCTTCGTCTACCTGTTGCTCTCCGAGGCCGCGGCCGGGTCGATGGAACAGGACCCCGCTACCTCGCCAAATCAGTTGCTGATGAGCGTTACCCCTGATACGGAGATCGAGGCGGGCGAGGACGTCGACGTCGTGTTGGACCGTTCGAAGATCCACCTCTTCGAGACGGCCTCCGGTGACGCCTTGCTCCACGGGTTGACGGACCGATCGGGACGGGAACCGGGGACGACACCGACGGAAGCCGACACCTGA
- a CDS encoding Gfo/Idh/MocA family protein — protein sequence MTPDRTDIQTGIVGLGNIGQYHAERLVDLGVPLVGGMDVASEARTRFARRYDVDVYDDHRALYDGIDAVIITTPNKYHEEYAVDAFERGLHVLLEKPLAHSIDSAKRIAEAAAASDGVGMVGFNNRFANTVRIVKNRIERGDLGDVTHIEANYVRRRGIPGRGSWFTRRQIAGGGALIDLGVHAIDLALYLLDYPAVEEVTGVDRGEFGSREEYAYLDMWAEDAGPGGFDVDDSASAFIRCGDNRTISLEVAWATNRPATHEFVARGTDAAARFDLLEGDLSVHSASKAGPDHLEDTTIEARQNDTHSDEQRAFFDRIVESDSDAVGTCADSVQEALTVQRLVDGIYRSSEEGRTVRIDE from the coding sequence ATGACACCTGACCGAACTGACATCCAAACCGGCATCGTCGGCCTCGGAAACATCGGCCAGTACCACGCCGAGCGACTCGTCGACCTCGGCGTCCCGCTGGTCGGTGGCATGGACGTCGCTTCCGAGGCCCGGACACGGTTCGCCCGGCGATACGACGTCGACGTCTACGACGACCACCGGGCGTTATACGACGGCATCGACGCCGTCATCATCACGACCCCGAACAAGTACCACGAGGAGTACGCCGTCGACGCGTTCGAACGCGGGTTACACGTCCTCCTCGAGAAGCCACTGGCCCACTCGATCGACAGCGCCAAGCGGATCGCCGAGGCCGCGGCGGCCTCGGACGGGGTCGGCATGGTCGGGTTCAACAACCGGTTTGCGAACACGGTCCGGATCGTCAAAAACCGCATCGAACGGGGGGACCTCGGCGACGTCACACACATCGAGGCGAACTACGTCCGGCGACGCGGCATCCCCGGACGAGGGTCGTGGTTCACCCGCCGGCAGATCGCCGGCGGCGGTGCGTTGATCGATCTCGGCGTCCACGCGATCGATCTCGCACTGTACCTGCTCGATTACCCCGCAGTCGAGGAGGTGACCGGCGTCGACCGCGGGGAGTTCGGCTCCCGCGAGGAGTACGCCTACCTCGATATGTGGGCCGAGGACGCCGGACCGGGCGGGTTCGACGTCGACGACTCCGCCAGCGCGTTCATCCGCTGTGGGGACAACCGGACCATCTCGCTCGAGGTCGCGTGGGCGACCAACCGGCCGGCCACCCACGAGTTCGTCGCCCGGGGAACCGACGCGGCCGCCCGCTTCGACCTCCTCGAGGGTGATCTCAGCGTCCACTCGGCGAGCAAGGCCGGTCCCGATCACCTCGAGGACACGACAATCGAAGCCCGGCAGAACGACACCCACTCGGACGAACAGCGGGCCTTTTTCGATCGGATCGTCGAGAGCGACAGCGACGCGGTGGGGACGTGCGCCGACAGCGTGCAGGAGGCGCTGACGGTCCAGCGACTCGTCGACGGGATCTACCGCTCGAGCGAGGAGGGACGGACGGTCAGGATCGACGAGTAA
- a CDS encoding sugar phosphate isomerase/epimerase family protein, giving the protein MQIGVHTPPLADEQLESALPYLDDLGVDAIEPGVGGHPGQDHLVRSEYLDDETAQAELGDLLEECDMEISALATHNNPLHPDDERAEAADTELREAIRLAAQLEVDAVTCFSGLPAGGPNDEVPNWITAPWPPEHADALEYQWERAVDYWDGIADHAADHGVDVAIEMHPNMLIYEPHGLARLREETGERIGANFDPSHLYWQGITITDAIRYLGERDAIHHVHAKDTKIYEAQAREKGVLDTTAYDDEPNRSWLFRSVGYGHGEAHWKDIVSALRLVGYDGTLSIEHEDSLTSSREGLEKAIELLDRAIFETQPGEAYWAD; this is encoded by the coding sequence ATGCAGATCGGCGTCCACACCCCACCACTGGCCGACGAACAACTCGAGAGTGCGCTACCCTATCTCGACGACCTCGGCGTCGACGCGATCGAACCCGGCGTCGGCGGCCACCCGGGGCAGGATCACCTCGTCCGGTCCGAGTACCTCGACGACGAGACCGCACAGGCCGAACTGGGGGACCTCCTCGAGGAGTGTGACATGGAGATCAGCGCGCTCGCGACCCACAACAACCCGCTCCACCCCGACGACGAGCGGGCCGAAGCGGCCGACACCGAACTCCGGGAGGCGATCCGGCTGGCCGCCCAGCTCGAGGTCGACGCCGTCACCTGTTTCTCTGGGCTGCCCGCGGGCGGGCCGAACGACGAGGTTCCCAACTGGATCACCGCGCCGTGGCCGCCCGAACACGCCGACGCGCTCGAGTACCAGTGGGAGCGAGCGGTCGACTACTGGGACGGGATCGCCGATCACGCGGCCGACCACGGGGTCGACGTCGCGATCGAGATGCATCCGAACATGTTGATCTACGAACCCCACGGGCTGGCACGGCTCCGCGAGGAGACCGGCGAGCGGATCGGTGCGAACTTCGATCCATCCCACCTCTACTGGCAGGGAATCACCATCACCGACGCGATCCGCTATCTGGGCGAGCGCGATGCGATCCACCACGTCCACGCCAAGGACACCAAGATCTACGAGGCGCAGGCCCGCGAGAAAGGGGTGCTGGACACGACCGCCTACGACGACGAACCGAACCGATCGTGGCTCTTCCGGTCGGTCGGCTACGGGCACGGCGAGGCCCACTGGAAGGACATCGTCTCGGCGCTGCGGCTGGTCGGCTACGACGGCACCCTGAGCATCGAACACGAGGACTCGCTGACGAGTTCGCGGGAGGGCCTCGAGAAGGCGATCGAACTGCTCGATCGAGCGATCTTCGAGACACAGCCGGGCGAGGCCTACTGGGCCGACTGA
- a CDS encoding HalOD1 output domain-containing protein has product MSSPDEPSTPNGEVPPSQAIIEAIAAHEGVDVTEIEPPAYEPLFTAVNPEALDELFRTAAGTESNAVVSLEYEGYEIAVRADGVEVRDRAADESVSRAIEE; this is encoded by the coding sequence ATGGAGAGGTGCCGCCCTCTCAGGCGATCATCGAGGCGATCGCCGCACACGAAGGCGTCGATGTCACCGAGATCGAGCCCCCGGCCTACGAGCCGCTGTTTACCGCGGTCAACCCGGAGGCGCTCGACGAACTGTTCCGAACCGCCGCGGGAACCGAAAGCAACGCGGTGGTCTCCCTCGAGTACGAGGGCTACGAGATCGCTGTTCGCGCCGATGGCGTCGAGGTCCGTGATCGGGCCGCCGACGAGTCGGTCAGCCGGGCCATCGAGGAGTAA